The DNA sequence AAATGTTAGAAAGAAAGAGTGCGTCTTTCTCTCGAGATCTGTGCTCTACGTACAAGCACGTCAAGTGTGAAGTCCGAATTGTGTATATTCATTTAATGAGTTTTTATATGTAATAGATAACGCTCCTCCTTGAGGTTTCAGATAATGACATCACTGTTCTCTTAATTAGTCTCGTTATTATTCATATACCTCACTGCTGATTAATTAGCACTACTTGTCAACTGGGGCCTCTTAAATCTGTCAGCTTTGACACTTGACAGATGTCAGATATTGTCTACTGCAGTCACAAGAAGGACAAGTGTACATTAAACTTCGAAATGTTTTCTGTTCAATATGTTGTTTAAAATGCATTTAATCCATTGGACATGAGAAACTGACGATAAACAAGACAAATTAAAAGATTTGGGTCAGGACATTAAGTCTTTTCTACAGGTAAAATATGATCAGTGAAGTTTCTTCAGGTTTGTTACTTACAGCATTAGGTTACATTTATGACCGCAAAATCATCAGAACTTATATCAGGGGACACGATACAATTCTGCCAACATTTCAACATATCCCAAATGTAGGATTGTGAGCATGACATCAGTTCGATATTACTAAGTCCACGGACTTTCTCTCGGTGATATAGCCAACGGCCAGTAGCCTGTAATGATGTCGTCCTTTCTATTCTGAAGCTGGTAACTACCAGtacaaattctctccatgtgtcCTAAACATCTCCTTACTACGCAGAAGTATTACCAGTGTCGAGTCAGTCTGCTGATGACCAAATACAGTACTACTGTTGTACTCGGCGCGTATCAGCTCGTACTGCGAAAACAGCACCTGCTTATTCTGAGCAGGGCGAGCTGGAAACAGTAAAGTGCTTTTGTTGCTGTTTTGGCGCAAGTCGCCTAACAGCTGTTCCCGCTaacgtttcaaaataacatttcgCGAAACAAACCAGCTGCGCTATATCGGGCGAGGTAAAGTTCTAGGTCACAAGTGTTTGTGTGACTGAAGCTACCAAAGGGGTTCAGCAAAAcaaatttaataaaaagatTTTTTTTCCCCTTTTCCACTTTGATGTTGAATTAGCGCAAAAGTTTAGTCCGGAAATGTTAGAAACATCAAATGGATGGTCTAGTCTTCTTCTCGTAGTTTAAACAATTTGTGTACACTAATGTACTTAGTTCTCAAGTATATGTATCTTCTAGAGCATCCAtttgataaatgataaatatctGTCCTCCTGGCATGCAACGCCTAAATCCGTATGACAGCGTTGTTGTTTGGTAAACTCCATGTTGGGTAAACTGTAAACCATTTACTCCAGAAAATATCCAACAGGACCATGGGTGTAGACATTAATAGTTCTACACTCATGGTCTAAATGAAGTGTTATTCCATCTGATTAAGAACATAAATCCTTAAATATGCATCATAAATAGTTGAGATTTATTCCACTTGCTTCTTTGTTTTTTCTCATTTTATGAAAAACGATACATCTGCACATAGTACAGACATGTTTTGTACAATGTATGAGTACATGTACAGATGATTGCTTTACAACAAATTTACATCCACATACTTTGGTCGGGCATGTTTTGGAGATCAGGATGCGAGTTGGAATAAAACAATGAAAGACAATAACCCGTTCTTCGAACAGGAACTTTCTCAATCACAACTATACATAGAGACTCAATCATCCTGACCTTACCATACATACATTTTCGACCCACTCACTCAGATCTTGGGAATTCATActcaagaaaaaaatgaaaggaACAAAAATCACTGTAGAATTACGATTAAATTACATAGGATTCCATAATTGAGTTAAAATCCATCATCACTAGATTGGCTGTTGGTCCAGCATCACATTCACGGATTAAATACCTTGATTTTATCACTGCCAGTCTAGCACATACATTCATCTAGCACTACATTCAGAATTCACTACGgccatttttcaaaacagttcACTGAAAAATAGAATGAATACTGAACTATGTTCCTGAATTCAGAGTCCATTGTACGAGATGGTGGTCGTGGTCCAGAGATATTTACAGATGATCCGATGAAATCTTTGGCTAGGATTCGTGAGCCGACCCGAGTCATGAGGCAGAATCTGTTAAACATATGCTGCCAGTTGCTTCAAACTGTCCCTGGACACATTAATGGGCAAGACATTCATAAGCTGGTCTTTACACGAATACCCAATCGTATTGAATTCGAGATCAGCTTGTAGACTTGGAGAtgagtgttgttgttgttgttgttgttgctgctgctgctgttgttgattAGCTTCAGCTAGCTCCTGCTGACGCTGAGACTGCTTTTCCTTGTGTTTCTGGCTAATAACATGAGGCAAGTCACTTTCATACAACATCCCAATGCTGCCATTTTCACCAAAGCGGTAGGAAACCTCCCTGGGATCAACCCACATTGTGAGTTCGCTTGGAAAGAGGGTATGAACATTTTCCTCGTTTAATCCACAGTCCACTGCTGCCTGTTTTACAAGAGGGTCCATCTTGTGATTAATTCTGATACACCTGTAGCCACTCCCTTTGAAGGGCTTTTCGGGGAACCAGTGATTTTGATAGTGGTTGCACAGAAGATTTTGCAGACGGGTGCGAAAAGAGTCAATTCTGTCCGCAGGCACATTTCTAGATCTCAACAAATTGGAGAGAAAATCCGTGGCACTTCTAATTTCGTTCTTCATAATTCAAAAGCCTGTGGCATACAGGTATAGTCTAAATGTGAAATGCCAAACGACAGGTAAACACTCACTCCAAAATGGCTGCTGACGCTCCCCCGAAAACAAAGCCGGTCAACCTTCGTGGTGAAAG is a window from the Haliotis asinina isolate JCU_RB_2024 chromosome 9, JCU_Hal_asi_v2, whole genome shotgun sequence genome containing:
- the LOC137295798 gene encoding protein BTG2-like, yielding MKNEIRSATDFLSNLLRSRNVPADRIDSFRTRLQNLLCNHYQNHWFPEKPFKGSGYRCIRINHKMDPLVKQAAVDCGLNEENVHTLFPSELTMWVDPREVSYRFGENGSIGMLYESDLPHVISQKHKEKQSQRQQELAEANQQQQQQQQQQQQQHSSPSLQADLEFNTIGYSCKDQLMNVLPINVSRDSLKQLAAYV